Proteins from one Triticum aestivum cultivar Chinese Spring chromosome 7A, IWGSC CS RefSeq v2.1, whole genome shotgun sequence genomic window:
- the LOC123147187 gene encoding uncharacterized protein has translation MLLPVHQLPASLRPPSSCARAGSPTSAAPRASSAPGRDRRVVAVLPAAGPLHIADEEPILRHNSFARSMRAPSMAIEEATSLDHQHMAVLSLASAWMRSLTDQTKAAPSYQIVLILAVVLLTQSQRIQSSQNCNLEDQHQSGKSSTF, from the exons ATGCTGCTACCAGTCCATCAGCTCCCGGCCTCCCTCCGGCCTCCATCGTCTTGCGCGCGAGCCGGGAGCCCAACCTCCGCTGCGCCCCGAGCGTCGTCCGCTCCAGGACGAGACCGCCGTGTTGTTGCGGTCCTACCGGCTGCTGG ACCGCTACATATTGCGGATGAGGAGCCCATTTTGCGCCACAACTCCTTTGCTCGCAGCATGAGAGCTCCATCCATGGCTATCGAAGAAGCCACCTCTTTAGACCATCAGCACATGGCCGTGCTCTCACTCGCGTCGGCATGGATGCGCTCTCTAACAG ATCAAACAAAGGCGGCACCGAGCTATCAGATTGTTCTAATCCTGGCTGTGGTGTTGTTGACTCAATCACAACGAATCCAGAGTTCTCAGAACTGCAATCTGGAAGATCAGCACCAAAGTGGAAAAAGTAGTACATTTTGA